TGATAACCTATTCCTTTTCTGTTGCATCTGGCATATGCCATCATCAGAGCAATATTGTAGTTGGCAGCAGGATAAAGTCTAGGAAAGTCAAAAAGAGAAGGCCAAGGAGAAGCTTCAAATGGTTTCTTACCCCAAGATATCGGCTATCATTGAAGATTCGAGGGGGCAATGGGTTTCCACTCGCTGGTCGGCTCTCTTCCGGGACATTCTCTCTCATCCATTTCCGGTTCTCCTCATTGGCTGCAATATCTTTTTCTTCAAATTCAATCTTGTTGACTTCCAAGAAGCCTAACACATCTTGCTGCTGTTTTTTGATCTACAATAAAAGATGTGcgaagggagagagggaaataaaCCAGTCAGTGATCAAATAGAAGCTCAAAGGCAGAGCAATCTATCTGTGCAAGTCCAAGGGTGCAGGTCACTCAGCGCTGTTACAAATTCTCTCTCTAGGCCTGGTTACTGCCTTTAAGAGAAATAGTCCATTGTACATCTCTCACTCCCCCTTAATATTCTTTTTGGTGTACATTAGTACAAAGTGCCACAATGACAACCCAGGAGACCAGATCCTGCACAGAAAAGGTAAAATGTGGGTAACTGCTACTCAAACATTCCTTAGTGCCCAgcatggtgctgcaagccctgtAGTAGAGGGACAACTTCTAGTGGAGGCAGAGCAGTTTagtctctatgtccactgaatcTGCAACTCCTCTGATGAGGCTGCCTATTAGTGTTCCAAATGTGATGGTAACTTGTGTATTGTGGACACCTGCCCTCTAGGAAGAACGCTGCGACTTCTCTCCACTCACCAAACCATTTCACATACAGCAGTGAGTGGTCATcagacccccccactgagccccactcaccttcacctggatcccctgcagagtcctatTGCTCCTGCACCCGGAACCCCACAACGAACTCCTGTGCATCCAAATCTAccactgagccacccgcacccagactgccccacacagaaacctctcaccccacactaagcccctccacacttggatcctgctgagctgagcctgcctgcccacacctgatgCAGAGGCAGGGCCCCCCGGGTGTTTCTGGGgtaggcccagcccttgcactgtgtcagggtcgggtgcagccttcCCGCCGAGTTCCTGTACCGGGAGGatgtgggggagttagggtgatctcccacctcaatgcagccagtggcctgtgctcccactgctatgctggagccacatttattgataaataaaatttgaagaattttaaaatattgtgcgcataattttttctttttggcgcagaattccctcaggagtaaatggTGCATGTGTGCAGCCCACTGCTATATCTGTAGGCACAGGTATGTCACACCCATCCTTCAAAAGCAGGTATCATTTGAATTTCCTCTTAATTCCCTTGAAAATGGAGCCCTACAAAATTGTAACCTATTGTTTCTAACACTTCAGGGATTACAGACAGAAATCAATAGTCCCTCAGAGAAATCAAATATTGTCCAAAGAAGAGCTGAATCCAAATGCTAGATATTTGTATTGTATTCAACACACGTGTGTTTGAGTCAACATGAAGGATTACTGGAGTGTAAATCAAACAAGGCTTTCAAAGGGCCACAAGCTCAGAAAATTCAAAACCCATTTTTCTTCTGTACTTCAAAAGTTGGAGACTCAAGATATACACCACATCATCATATAATGCAGAGCGATTTAACAATCATCGCCTATAGTGAAGAGTTGCTTCCCAGCAAGCCTGATTAAGCCCCTTGCCTGTTACACCAAGAGTTGAGTCTCTTTCAAAGAAATTACTCAGTTTGGCTCCCCATATGATTTACAAGACATATTTTAAAAGGCATTGTACACGTACACACGTGAGTATTCTAAACACAAACGGACAACCAAAATATTCCCTCTGGCTCTTGAGCTAGAAGAGATTCTTACTGTAAAAGATGTATGCACCAATATACCAAGGCATATTCTTAAATTAGGAGGTTACACGGAGAATGACTTTTTTATTTCACATTTTAGTCAATTATATCTGTTCAAAGACAAAGGGAGGTTAGTGGTCTTGCGGATACCATACCTATATGTCTAACGATTATCCAGGTAGCTgtagtttattaactacagttAAGTTTGCTGGAGAAAGTAGTTCATGGTGCAAACCTCTGACTTAAAATATGTACACCCATGGGAATCATAGGTTCAAGTTCCAGAAGGACTGACTCAGTCTTTCATCCTTCTGAAACAGACAAACTGAGGGCCATACAGCTTACTATGTGTGGATCTTTCAGCTAAGACCCTACAACACAGAGGTCCTGTTTGCTCAGCGGTTACACTGAAGACCTCTTGGCAATTTCCATAAGAGATGAGGCTTGCTCAATTGTTTTTGGCCTAAAACCGCTCCTCCCACCACTTCTGTGCAGTGTGATGACTGACTGCTGTCCCTTCACTCCAGAGTTGGCCAAGTTTCAGCAGTGCTATAAAGGTGTCAATTGGGAAAGGCTTTGTGATACACATTAGAATGAGTGGTGCTACACATCAGATACTCAGCGAAATCCTGGTCTTagggaaatcagtggaagttttccatggacttcagtgaagccaggattttaCGCACAATGTTTATCATCATTGTTCAAGTATTCTACAATAGTCCTTATTCCCAGAAAATATACTGATATTGCATCCACACAAGCAATGGGAGCATGTCCATGTACGTGATGGGGGAAGAGGGTTACAAACTTCCACTACTTTTCACAATTATTTTTTCCGTCTGTCTGTTGTCATTTAATCAGAGCTGGGCTTTTCATCCCCACCTTCATTTCAAGGGAAAACCTTAAAGGAAGTGTATGGAGTGAACAAGACCCATTCACATTCAATCCAGTGCCTCCTCTATGCTCCCACATGACACCAAGTGGAAACAGGGATCTCTACTGCAAAAGATTTTGATGGCTTCACATGAAAGTTGGCTTTGATTATTgtcattcataaaaatattagttTCCTGATCGAGAGACGTCTTCTGTTTACACTCTGGTTTGCTTCTTTATGACTATACCAGGATGAAGGAGATTATAAACCATACCTACCCTTGCAAACAATGAAAAAGCAGGATTTAACAGTAAATTTACTTTCTTCAGACTGCCTCCTTCCCAGTGAAAGCAGCTGAAGTCCTGACTTTAGCCTAATTAGTGCATCCTGACAAAAGCTGAACTCCATATAGATGTTGAATTACTTCTAATTCAGGTCAGATACCAGACTCCCCAAGCAGCCTTTCCATATATGGACAAGTAAAAACACACAAACCCTCAAACAAGCAGATATGAGGTCAGTGGACAGGCATATGAGCTCCAAATATGGTAGCTGAGCTCCCCGGCTTGCAATAGGACGTTTAAAAAGAAAGCAACAGCCACAAACCCTAGCTGACTGTAAGATCTCAGATCAGAACATAAAGCCTATTAGACCATTTACTTTAGAGCAGGGTTTGTACATTTTATAGTTTGCTTTGGGGAGTAAAAGTTTGACCCTTTAAGCGCACAGGGTTGAGTTTCTGAGGTATTTAAAAGGGAAAATAGCTACCACCGAAATATATAGAAGTCTAGCCATCAGAATACAGCATCTCAAAAGATGCCATTGAACTCTGTTGTGTAAATTCATATCTAGACAATTCTAAAGCATCTATTTATTCAGATTTTAGTGGTTCCTTTGTAGCCATTAAAATTCATTGTATGTCAATCCATAATATGGTGCAGTTCTATGTTTAGCTAGATATCACTTAAAAATCCCAACAGTTTATTTATAACATCACTTTAAAATCATCAGAGGGCTTAGTGTTAGGGCGCCCACTGCGGTAGTCTTGAAGAAGGCAATAATTTTACCCTGACTTCATCAGGAGAGCGGCTTGCCTAGAGACTGCAAGATCGAAAGCAATAATTATGGCTCAGAATATTGAGTCAGTGAAGTAGTTCATAGACAGGATTAAAATCCTGATGCAAAGACTAAATATGAGAATGTTGCTGTGCATTAGCTGAAAAATCActgctaaaaaataaataaaatgaacaagTTAATACCACCTGGCGGAAGTAGTTCACATTACAGGCTAAGCACAAAAGCATTTTTCAACAGACTCGCATCTGCCTCTAGAAGATAATggaaggggaaaaagggaggcagagaggagatTCTTCTCAGCCAAGTTATAAAGgcctaaaaaaaagtttttaagtgATGCACTTTCTCCATAAAtgttctaaagcaggggtgggcaagggccacatctgggtatggaaattttatggcgggccatgaatgctcacgaaataggggctggggtgtaggagtgggtgagggctctggctgggggtgcgggctctggcgtGGAAGGGTTGGGggttcaggagggtgctctgggctgggaccgagggggtttggagggcgggaggggaatcagggcgcaggagggggtcacgggtgcaggctccaggcagcgcctacctcaagcagctcccagaagcagcggcaatgacccctttccccccccccccggctcctacatgtaggcgtggccaggcagctttgcatgctgccccgtccacagacgctgcctctgcagctcccattggccgcgtttcctggccaatgggagctgcaggggtggcgcttggggaaggggcagcatgcagagccccctgggtgCCCTACCCATAGGAGTCGGAGGGAggatatgccgctgcttccaggagacgtgcggagcgggacaagcccccaaccctgctcccggctggagcaccggagcggggctagcccccaaccccgctccccagtgggagctcgagggccacattaaaacatctggagggctggatgtgaCACCCGGGCCGTAGTCTGGCCACCTCTGTTCTGAAGGGAATCTTGACAAATGCCAACCATGAACAGGAGAGTGGTCTTTATAACTGTGGGCTGAGAAGAGTACCTAATGTACTGTACTGGCCTAGGTGGAAGATCAGGGCATTTGCTtactttaacaaaaacaaaaaaccctggaTTCTCCATAGGCTTAGCTATTAACAGCTTACAAAAACTGATCTAGATAATTTCCAATAGCCTCAGTTCCTTCATCTTCAACAAGAACGAATATAAACAGACCCTAATTGGAGAACTTCAAAATCTTTCAGTAAAAATTCACAAAAGCACCACCTTACCCTCTTACCAATCTCCTGTTAAAACCTACCTCTGCCATAAATGACAACAAATCTCTATCATCTGGAGGCTTTTAAGATTGTGACAAACTGCTACCTCTGGTTTATGCAATCATGCCCACCTGTATGGTTACCTCATCACCCCAAAACCCCGCTTTGCCGGTTTACCCCCCAGTAGTATCTTGTCACAATCCTAGATAGTGAGCTCTCTGGCACGGGGACTGTCTAACtcttttgtacagtgcctagcataatggggtcttGATCCCTGCCTGGGGCCATCAAGGatatgcaatacaaataataaaatgtcCTCCAATTGTCCCTAAGTACCATTCTTTATATTAGGCATCCAACACTCTTCACTAGATCTGTAAATCATATAGACAGCACAATCGTGCAGAGGTGCTAAATGCCTACAGCTCCCACCGACTTCAAAGTTCAGCTATGAatcacccattgaagtcaatgggagttgtaggtgCCCAGCACCCCGCAGTACCTGGCCCATAAAGATGACATGTTTCCAATATTTGAGGGGAAGATTTTATTCATATTATGTGTCTGTGAGATACACCTGTCTGCTTCCCTGTCtattgtctcactgttttcttgtgctcccatgtctgtctgtatccacctgttgtctctcatcctatacttagattgtaaactctttagggcagggactatctctttattctgtgtttgtacagcacctagcacaatagagtcTTGGTCCATGGCTGAGGCTCACaggtgttactgcaatacaaaaacaacaatacTCTGATTTCTTTTGCCTTATCtatgaaggttaaaaaattgcagctgctgggagggggaaaagtGTCTATTAGGCTAGGTCAGGTGTGGTGGTGAAGGTAGTCAGAGAGTAATAGTCTCAGCACTGCTGTCAGTCACCCCTCTTGAGATGGGAAGCAGTTCTATTTCCAAGGCAGCGGACCATAAGAGTTCCCCTTAAACAAAAGCAAGTGACTGGTGCTGGAGTGGTTGGTGGTTTGCCACTGTGGAGTATTAGGGTATAATCTAAGCTGTCAGGACCCAACTCATTTTACTCTGTCTGATCAGAACAGTTAACACCTTCtcagttcctaaaacaaacatttcaacCACAGTGACAGGATGTTTGCACAACTGTATGAATGCCAGAATTATTCCTGATCGAGATCATCTCAATGGCTGTGTATAGTTTTGCAGAGCTGCCAACTTTCATTATGTTATCACATCATtttatgtgctttaaaaaaagaagacgaTTCTCTTGATTTCAGATGCTCAAATAATACAGCAATGTAATTACCTAGCTATACCAATATACCACTGCACCAAGTTTTTACTTATTCTAAAGGGCTACAGTCTCCTATTGTTTTCAGTAGGCCAAAAGACAGGTTTCCTTCAATAAAGATGACAGTCCTAATATCCACATGTGGACCACGCAGGAGACAAAAGCCTGAGGCACTGGGAAAATacactctgaaaatcagctctttTTCCAGGTGTTTCAAGTTGGACATGcaaaaaattgaggcacccaaaatcacctGTCACTTTTGAAATTGTTGGGCTTAGTATAGTCAATGGCTGTCATGTTTTAAATCGTGTTAGATGTCATGGTTAAGCACAACCTGCTAATATGATTTTAAACACAACTGTCCTTGTCTAAAATGAGTGTGAAGATATGTTTACACTTTCCCAACCCAGAGGATGCATGGGAATGGGTGTGGAAAGATAGAGACAGTAGAGACTGAAGAGAGATACTAAAGCGATGGGGTGGCCGTGAAAAGATGGAGTGGAAGAGGGAGGCTGAGGAGAGATAAATGTGGGACAGGAGCACAGAGACTGAGGAGGTAAGAGAAATATAAGGTGGGCGGGAGATTGTGGGATAGTcatgggggggaggaagcggaATGTGAAGTTGGAGTAAAGGTGGAGGGTGAGTGAATGTTGCATGCAAGTTGGACACAGAAAATTGATGGGAAGGGGAAAAATGACAGTAACTGAAGTCCCCATCTGAAGTAGCCATGAGGAAAGCCTGCATTTGTGTATGCTCCTGAAGGATGAATAATCAATTTAAATTATCACAAAGTGGGGGCAGTGGTCTTTGCCGAAACAATCAAACAGTCACTGGGCAGAACAGAATGAAAAGTGATTTAttatgtttttttaatctctattTTTAAGCCAGACTCACAGTTTATGACTGCTGACAATACTGCTCTCACAAAAGCCATGTTTTTTCCTTAGTATTTCCTATCTAGGTGATTTTACTTTTCTTCCCCATTAAAACACGTAGTTGCTTGATCTGAAAAACACCACTGCTTCTGCTTTTCAGTGTGCCATTCATTCTGCAAAATATCTAGAATTACAAAACTTACAGGAGATCCTACACTTGTTGCTCATGTTCCTAAGACAGTGTTGAAAGGAACAAATTTAACCACATTAATTTATCTTTCATTTTCCATTCTAATGAAGGAAATACCCTTACATTAGGTCTTATTTAAAAATAGTTGGATGCTAAGCAAACTACTGTTGTTCCAATTTCATAACCTTTGGAAATCAAAATCTGCATTAAAAACATTACAAGCGAGGGTCCCACCAATTCTTCATTCCTAGTCCATTCAGACCACTCACTcaagttaatgagagttttggGAGCACAAGGACCCTTTGTTACTGTGCTCCAGGATGATGTTTAAATAGCCTGTTCtctaattcactttaaaaaaaacaaaaacaaacaaaaaaaaaacatacttctCCAGAGCATTTTTTATGATTTGGTAATCTACTATAATCTCATTCCTGTGAtgaatacacacactcacacacagaatGAAATTAAAATGATATACATACTAAAAACTGGTTAAGACATCTTAAGCTTTTAACTTAACACATGCATAGACAAACATTACGTTTGAGAGCTATTCACTATGAAAATACCAGCCCCTCATTTGACTACTAGCAAGaccctaaaccaggggtaggcaacctctggcatgcggctcgctagggtaagcaccctggtgggccgggccacaGGAAAACCATAACTATGAAGGAGCACAGCCCCAGAATAGCAAAGGAATGACAGCAGAATATTTCTGTTTagcaaaagggaaagtgatggattatAATTCCACAACCAGTTTTGTTCCCTGGAAGGAACAAGGGGCCATTCCTAACAGTATTTTGCTGCAAGAAAAGGTTTATTTTCTATTTGTTAATTATTCATTTATTGAAGTGAGCCTGAGAGAGATTCCTGTTATATCTAGTAGGACTTTGACACATCCAGGGAGTACGAAGAAAAGAACAGCCTGTTTTGTACCTTTGTATAAGGATTCCATTTTTTCCCAAGTCTCCCTATTTCTCTGTTTATAAACCAATTCACAGCGCACACAGTAGATCAATTCATGAagcaatcatagaatattagggttggaagggacctcaggagatcatctagtccaactccctgctcaaagcagaacaaatccccagacttttttttttttttttttttaaaccaattccctaaatggccccctcaaggattgaactcaaccctgggtttagcaggccaatgctcaaaccactgagctagccgaACCTTGAGTAATTTTCTGGATTGAGTGGTGCCACTGAACTCAGGTTTGGATAACTCAATGAGACCGCTTATGTCCATAAAGTTCCTCTCATGCATAAGTATCTGCAGGATTGGAGCTTTGGTTCTATCAGGTGCAGTTAGCATACAGTATTCTGTTCCATTAGTTAAGGGTGATGAATCCCGATCTCTGTGAATTGAAGTGGCCCAAGGCTATATTTGTAACTACTGATAAAATTGGCTCACTTGTGTGAGGATTTAAAACAATTTGATTAGAAAAAGATTACATACATATAAAATTAACACTGAAAATTAACCTTCCACTTCTGTGCCACTTTGGCACTttgtcaatttacaccagatgaagatCTGTAGAGCCCTGCattgatacaaaatttgtatccgcatccaaaCCATGATCCGCAAAAATGAtccatggatttgcagggctttaaGATATAAAATCTGGATCCACATCCATCCATGAGCTGCAAAAATGGTCCACAAATATACAGCAGATAGacgtggatttgcagggctctaagaATCTGGCCTAGAATGTTTCATGATTAACTCCATTTTCTTCTACCCAATACATTTGACAGAGTCCTACATTTTATTACTTTTCTGCAAGCATCATGAAACAGAGGATATAGAACTGGATACACTGCTCTGAATTCACACAATTCCCCAACTGATTTCAGGAGCACAGGGACTTGAATAGGCTTCTAAAATTGCAGATTTCCATGCACTCCAAAACCTTAAAAGGTTCATCCATAACTACATGCAAGACCCTCTAATGTAATACATTTGATTTTAATTTCATCATCACTGATAACTTGAAACATGTCACTCATTCAGCTTTT
This region of Chrysemys picta bellii isolate R12L10 chromosome 9, ASM1138683v2, whole genome shotgun sequence genomic DNA includes:
- the SH3BGRL gene encoding adapter SH3BGRL yields the protein MVIRVYIASSSGSTAIKKQQQDVLGFLEVNKIEFEEKDIAANEENRKWMRENVPEESRPASGNPLPPRIFNDSRYLGDYEAFFEARENNAVYAFLGLTAPPGSKEAEALAKQQA